The following proteins come from a genomic window of Streptomyces sp. Sge12:
- a CDS encoding SpoIIE family protein phosphatase, with translation MTEYPTSQEGPQPVASGGGTDEAGHGKAPIAAAEAVRTHAAGAGAGPAGEPGGAAASAASDARAARSAAGSGPGAGLPRPRRNAAAPGEVPAAAESGEGAARPRPGTSPLDASIGAAGHGGPADPPRPRGGSDDMSDDGNGPAAGTIASGDGGAGHHGGGGAPVPAGVSGEATAARREGDRLRFVGAATRRIARGIDLDEIVLGLCRATVPTFSDAILVYLRDPLPVGDERPVGPVVLRLRRTDRLRPIDDLTDISSTIGAGMDLAGAAGATGELDFSQLPLVGPQGDLPAAELCEIRPGGALAEVLRGVRPVFGSSAAARAALPELLGLEHPLPRGNRAVLAPLRGRRRVIGAAVFLRSPERPAFEQNDLLVAAQLATHTALGIDKAVLYGREAYIADELQRTMLPDSLPQPTGVRLASRYLPAAETARVGGDWYDAIPLPGSRVALVVGDVMGHSMTSAAIMGQLRTTAQTLAQLDLPPAEVLHHLDEQAQRLGSDRMATCLYAVYDPVAHRITIANAGHPPPVLLHLGGRAEVLRVPPGAPIGVGGVDFEAVELDAPAGGTLLLYTDGLVESRLRDVWTGIEQLRERLATTAQLTGLDHPPPLEALCDDVLDMLGPGDRDDDIALLAARFDGIAPSDVAYWFLDPEETAPGRARRFARRALTRWGLEELSDSLELLVSEVVTNAVRYAERPVTLRLLRTDVLRCEVGDDSPQLPRQRRARDTDEGGRGLFLVNRVARRWGATRLSSGKVVWFELSLPGTPERR, from the coding sequence GTGACGGAGTACCCCACCTCCCAGGAGGGCCCGCAGCCCGTCGCCTCCGGCGGAGGTACGGACGAGGCCGGCCACGGCAAGGCGCCCATCGCCGCCGCCGAGGCCGTACGCACGCATGCCGCGGGCGCCGGCGCCGGCCCGGCGGGGGAGCCGGGCGGCGCGGCCGCCTCGGCAGCCTCCGACGCGCGCGCGGCCCGCTCCGCGGCGGGCTCGGGCCCCGGCGCCGGGCTCCCCCGGCCCCGCCGCAACGCGGCCGCCCCCGGCGAGGTGCCGGCCGCGGCGGAGTCGGGCGAGGGCGCGGCCCGCCCCCGGCCCGGTACGAGCCCTCTCGACGCGTCGATCGGCGCGGCCGGGCACGGCGGTCCCGCCGACCCCCCACGCCCGCGCGGCGGGAGCGACGACATGAGCGACGACGGCAACGGCCCGGCGGCCGGCACGATCGCGAGCGGTGACGGCGGGGCCGGACACCACGGGGGCGGCGGCGCACCCGTACCGGCCGGGGTTTCGGGAGAGGCGACCGCCGCGCGCCGCGAAGGGGACCGGCTGCGGTTCGTCGGCGCCGCCACCCGGCGGATCGCCCGCGGCATCGACCTCGACGAGATCGTGCTGGGCCTGTGCCGGGCCACCGTGCCGACCTTCTCGGACGCCATCCTCGTCTACCTACGCGACCCGCTGCCCGTCGGCGACGAGCGGCCCGTCGGCCCGGTCGTTTTAAGGCTCCGGCGCACCGACCGGCTCCGGCCGATCGACGACCTGACGGACATCAGCAGCACCATCGGCGCGGGGATGGACCTCGCCGGGGCCGCGGGGGCCACCGGCGAGCTCGACTTCAGCCAGCTGCCGCTGGTCGGGCCGCAGGGTGACCTGCCCGCGGCCGAGCTGTGCGAGATCCGGCCGGGCGGCGCGCTCGCCGAGGTGCTGCGCGGCGTACGGCCCGTCTTCGGGTCCTCCGCCGCCGCCCGGGCCGCACTGCCCGAGCTGCTCGGGCTCGAGCATCCGCTGCCGCGCGGCAACCGGGCCGTCCTCGCACCGCTGCGCGGCCGCCGCCGGGTGATCGGCGCCGCGGTCTTCCTGCGCAGCCCCGAGCGTCCCGCCTTCGAGCAGAACGACCTCCTGGTCGCCGCCCAGCTGGCCACCCACACCGCGCTCGGCATCGACAAGGCGGTCCTGTACGGCCGTGAGGCGTACATCGCCGACGAGTTGCAGCGCACCATGCTGCCCGACAGCCTGCCGCAGCCCACCGGGGTCCGGCTGGCCTCCCGCTACCTGCCCGCCGCCGAGACGGCCCGGGTGGGCGGCGACTGGTACGACGCCATACCGCTGCCCGGCAGCCGGGTCGCGCTCGTCGTCGGCGACGTCATGGGCCACTCCATGACCTCCGCCGCGATCATGGGTCAGCTCCGCACCACCGCGCAGACCCTCGCGCAGCTGGACCTGCCGCCCGCCGAGGTCCTGCACCACCTGGACGAGCAGGCGCAGCGCCTCGGCTCCGACCGCATGGCCACCTGCCTGTACGCCGTCTACGATCCCGTCGCGCACCGGATCACCATCGCGAACGCGGGCCACCCGCCGCCGGTGCTGCTGCACCTGGGCGGCCGGGCCGAGGTGCTGCGCGTGCCCCCCGGCGCCCCCATCGGCGTCGGCGGCGTGGACTTCGAGGCCGTGGAGCTGGACGCGCCCGCCGGGGGCACGCTGCTGCTCTACACCGACGGTCTGGTGGAGTCGCGTCTGCGGGACGTGTGGACCGGCATCGAGCAGCTCCGCGAGCGCCTGGCCACCACCGCCCAGCTGACCGGCCTGGACCACCCGCCGCCGCTGGAGGCGCTCTGCGACGACGTCCTGGACATGCTCGGGCCCGGCGACCGGGACGACGACATCGCGCTCCTCGCGGCCCGGTTCGACGGGATCGCGCCCAGTGACGTCGCGTACTGGTTCCTGGACCCGGAGGAGACGGCCCCGGGCCGGGCCCGCCGGTTCGCGCGCCGGGCCCTGACCCGCTGGGGCCTGGAGGAGCTGAGCGACTCGCTGGAGCTGCTGGTCAGCGAGGTGGTCACCAATGCCGTGCGGTATGCGGAGCGGCCCGTGACGCTGCGCCTGCTGCGTACGGACGTCCTGCGCTGCGAGGTCGGCGACGACTCGCCGCAGCTGCCCCGCCAGCGCCGGGCGCGGGACACCGACGAGGGCGGCCGCGGCCTGTTCCTGGTCAACCGGGTGGCCCGCCGCTGGGGTGCGACGCGGCTCAGCAGCGGAAAGGTCGTCTGGTTCGAGCTGTCGCTGCCGGGGACGCCCGAGCGCCGCTGA
- a CDS encoding transglycosylase domain-containing protein yields the protein MGRAEVRKAQQRRGARRAPSGRAKGTEGSGSTGKRTGIRRFFTWKKVLGTFFGLALLGMGALVALYFYVEEPDPNKQALQQSNVYKYADGTIMASKGKVNREILPIDKIPMDVQEAFIAIENKSFRKDQGVDFKGLARGLWNTATGRGKAGGSTITQQYVKNYYLTQDQTATRKLKELVISLKVDQRMKKPEILAGYLNTSYFGRGAYGIQAAAQAYYGVDAGQLTLEQGAYLATLVQAPSQYDWTTASDETKKRIKIRYNATLVNMVDMKKLDEAKRQTLQFPEPQPPQPPMGMDGQKGYLVQAAEAELNAQGVERKLIDAGGWTFTLNIDPKKQAALEAAVQEELESKLDRKDTKERPQDQSVQAGATSVDPKTGHIVAMYGGTSLKDHWSSNALRKDYQPGSTFKPIVLASALENGSKTQDGKPITPHALYDGTSKRPVVGSDIPFAPQNQENRNFGDPMMTVQDATNSSVNSVYAQMIVDVEPANVKKTALQVGMKDREGWPADKPAMALGTMSANTVEMAAVYATLDNHGKKVTPSIIKKAEHKDREVEPVQPIGAQAVSRRTADTVTKVLTGVVNDEGASGNKVRSSAYEAAGKTGTTENNFSGWFAGYTPELVTVVAIFGEEPGTAKQVTLTGTAGLGRLGGSSFPASIWKAYTLAALKGADTGKFQLSEADMGAVQTPSRSASPSPSPSPSSSAPAASSSPPASPSTSPSPSATKSGTSPSPSTSPSPTATKSGGPKPPDPPLLPEH from the coding sequence ATGGGCCGAGCAGAAGTGCGTAAGGCGCAGCAGCGGCGCGGTGCGCGGCGTGCGCCGAGCGGACGCGCGAAGGGCACCGAGGGAAGCGGAAGTACCGGCAAACGCACCGGCATACGCCGCTTCTTCACCTGGAAGAAGGTCTTGGGCACGTTCTTCGGGCTGGCCCTGCTCGGCATGGGGGCGCTGGTCGCCCTGTACTTCTACGTGGAAGAGCCGGACCCCAACAAGCAGGCCCTCCAGCAGAGCAACGTCTACAAGTACGCAGACGGCACGATCATGGCCAGCAAGGGCAAGGTCAACCGCGAGATCCTGCCGATCGACAAGATCCCGATGGACGTGCAGGAAGCGTTCATCGCGATCGAGAACAAGTCGTTCCGCAAGGACCAGGGCGTGGACTTCAAGGGTCTGGCCCGCGGTCTGTGGAACACGGCCACCGGCCGGGGCAAGGCCGGCGGCTCCACGATCACCCAGCAGTACGTCAAGAACTACTACTTGACGCAGGACCAGACGGCGACCCGCAAGCTCAAGGAGCTGGTGATCTCCCTCAAGGTCGACCAGCGCATGAAGAAGCCCGAGATCCTCGCGGGCTACCTCAACACCAGCTACTTCGGGCGCGGTGCCTACGGCATCCAGGCCGCGGCCCAGGCCTACTACGGCGTCGACGCCGGGCAGCTGACGCTGGAACAGGGCGCCTACCTCGCCACCCTGGTCCAGGCACCCAGCCAGTACGACTGGACGACCGCCAGCGACGAGACGAAGAAGCGGATCAAGATCCGCTACAACGCGACCCTCGTGAACATGGTCGACATGAAGAAGCTGGACGAGGCCAAGCGCCAGACGCTGCAGTTCCCGGAGCCGCAGCCGCCGCAGCCGCCGATGGGCATGGACGGCCAGAAGGGCTACCTCGTCCAGGCGGCCGAGGCCGAGCTCAACGCCCAGGGCGTGGAGCGCAAGCTCATCGACGCCGGCGGCTGGACGTTCACGCTGAACATCGACCCGAAGAAGCAGGCGGCGCTGGAGGCCGCCGTCCAGGAGGAGCTGGAGTCCAAGCTCGACCGCAAGGACACCAAGGAACGCCCCCAGGACCAGAGCGTGCAGGCCGGCGCCACCTCCGTGGACCCCAAGACCGGCCACATCGTCGCCATGTACGGCGGTACGAGCCTGAAGGACCACTGGTCGAGCAACGCCCTGCGCAAGGACTACCAGCCGGGCTCGACCTTCAAGCCGATCGTGCTTGCCTCCGCCCTGGAGAACGGGTCGAAGACCCAGGACGGCAAGCCGATCACCCCGCACGCGCTCTACGACGGCACCAGCAAGCGCCCGGTCGTCGGCAGCGACATCCCGTTCGCCCCGCAGAACCAGGAGAACCGCAACTTCGGCGACCCGATGATGACGGTCCAGGACGCGACCAATTCCTCGGTGAACTCCGTCTACGCGCAGATGATCGTGGACGTCGAGCCGGCCAACGTGAAGAAGACCGCGCTCCAGGTCGGCATGAAGGACCGTGAGGGCTGGCCCGCGGACAAGCCGGCCATGGCCCTCGGCACCATGAGCGCCAACACCGTGGAGATGGCGGCCGTCTACGCCACCCTCGACAACCACGGCAAGAAGGTCACGCCGAGCATCATCAAGAAGGCCGAGCACAAGGACCGCGAGGTCGAGCCCGTCCAGCCGATCGGCGCGCAGGCCGTCAGCCGCCGCACCGCCGACACCGTCACCAAGGTGCTCACGGGCGTCGTCAACGACGAGGGCGCCTCCGGCAACAAGGTCCGCAGCAGCGCCTACGAGGCGGCCGGCAAGACCGGTACCACCGAGAACAACTTCTCCGGCTGGTTCGCCGGTTACACCCCCGAGCTGGTCACCGTCGTCGCGATCTTCGGCGAGGAGCCCGGTACCGCCAAGCAGGTCACCCTGACCGGTACGGCCGGCCTCGGCCGCCTCGGCGGCTCCAGCTTCCCCGCCTCGATCTGGAAGGCGTACACGCTCGCCGCGCTCAAGGGCGCGGACACGGGCAAGTTCCAGCTGAGCGAGGCGGACATGGGCGCCGTGCAGACGCCGTCCCGCAGCGCCTCGCCGTCGCCGTCGCCCAGCCCGTCCTCCAGTGCGCCGGCCGCCAGCAGCAGCCCGCCGGCGTCCCCGTCGACGTCCCCGTCGCCCTCCGCGACCAAGTCCGGTACGTCGCCGTCCCCGTCGACGTCCCCCTCGCCCACGGCGACCAAGTCCGGCGGTCCCAAGCCGCCGGACCCGCCGCTGCTCCCCGAGCACTAG
- a CDS encoding SPFH domain-containing protein encodes MTNQNATPDGVREFTAHSVGGGLALLLGLAGLLAGGGLIAAGALATAAVAKALLIAAGVLLGLLSVIAMSGLNTVAPGEARVVQLFGRYRGTIRADGLRWVNPLTSREKISTRVRNHETAVLKVNDAYGNPIELAAVVVWRVEDTARATFEVEDFTEFVETQTEAAVRHIAIEYPYDAHEEGGLSLRGNAEEITEKLAVELHARVEAAGVHIIESRFTHLAYAPEIASAMLQRQQAGAVVAARKQIVEGAVGMVELALTRLAEQDIVDLDPERKAAMVSNLMVVLCGDRAAQPVVNTGTLYQ; translated from the coding sequence ATGACGAACCAAAACGCCACCCCTGACGGAGTAAGGGAGTTCACCGCGCACAGCGTCGGCGGCGGCCTGGCGCTGCTGCTCGGACTGGCGGGTCTGCTCGCGGGCGGGGGCCTGATCGCGGCCGGCGCCTTGGCCACGGCCGCCGTGGCCAAGGCGCTCCTGATCGCGGCCGGCGTCCTGCTGGGCCTCCTCTCCGTGATCGCGATGAGCGGGCTGAACACGGTGGCGCCGGGCGAGGCCCGCGTCGTGCAGCTCTTCGGCCGCTACCGGGGCACCATCCGCGCCGACGGCCTGCGCTGGGTCAACCCGCTGACCTCCCGCGAGAAGATCTCCACCCGGGTGCGCAACCACGAGACGGCCGTCCTGAAGGTCAACGACGCCTACGGCAACCCCATAGAGCTGGCGGCCGTCGTGGTGTGGCGGGTCGAGGACACCGCACGCGCCACCTTCGAGGTCGAGGACTTCACCGAGTTCGTCGAGACCCAGACCGAGGCGGCCGTCCGCCACATCGCCATCGAGTACCCCTACGACGCCCACGAGGAGGGCGGCCTGTCGCTGCGCGGCAACGCCGAGGAGATCACCGAGAAGCTGGCGGTCGAGCTGCACGCACGCGTGGAGGCGGCCGGGGTCCACATCATCGAGTCCCGCTTCACGCACCTCGCGTACGCTCCGGAGATCGCCTCCGCGATGCTCCAGCGCCAGCAGGCGGGCGCGGTCGTGGCGGCCCGCAAGCAGATCGTGGAGGGCGCGGTGGGCATGGTCGAGCTGGCACTGACCCGGCTGGCGGAGCAGGACATCGTGGACCTGGACCCGGAGCGCAAGGCGGCCATGGTCTCGAACCTGATGGTCGTCCTGTGCGGCGACCGTGCCGCCCAGCCCGTGGTCAACACGGGGACCCTCTACCAGTGA
- a CDS encoding PadR family transcriptional regulator, with protein MSIGHTLLGLLEAGPRHGYDLKRAFDEKFGHDRPLAYGQVYSTMSRLLKNGLVEVDGVESGGGPERKRYAITDAGITDVEAWLSQPEKPEPYLHSTLYTKVVLALLTGRRADELLDTQRAEHLRLMRILTQRKRKGDIADQLVCDHALFHLEADLRWLELTAARLDQLAREVRR; from the coding sequence ATGTCCATAGGTCACACCCTCCTGGGCCTCCTCGAGGCCGGCCCGCGCCACGGCTACGACCTCAAGCGGGCCTTCGACGAGAAGTTCGGCCACGACCGCCCCCTCGCCTACGGGCAGGTCTACTCGACCATGTCCCGGCTCCTGAAGAACGGCCTCGTCGAGGTCGACGGCGTGGAGAGCGGCGGCGGCCCCGAGCGCAAGCGGTACGCCATCACCGACGCCGGCATCACCGACGTCGAGGCCTGGCTCTCGCAGCCCGAGAAGCCCGAGCCCTACCTCCACTCGACCCTCTACACCAAGGTCGTCCTCGCCCTGCTCACCGGCCGCCGCGCCGACGAGCTGCTGGACACCCAGCGCGCCGAGCACCTGCGCCTCATGCGCATCCTCACCCAGCGCAAGCGCAAGGGCGACATCGCCGACCAACTCGTCTGCGACCACGCTCTGTTCCACCTGGAGGCGGACCTGCGGTGGCTGGAGCTCACCGCGGCCCGGCTCGACCAGCTCGCGCGGGAGGTCCGCCGATGA
- a CDS encoding ABC transporter ATP-binding protein: MTAPAGSLLAATDLRKAFGTTKALDGAEFSIHPGEVVAVMGPSGSGKSTLLHCLAGIVPPDSGSIAYAGRELTAMGDAERSELRRTEFGFVFQFGQLVPELTCVENVALPLRLTGVKRKEAERTALHWMERLQVEDLGAKRPGEISGGQGQRVAVARALVTRPRVVFADEPTGALDSLNGELVMQLLTEAARSANAAVVLVTHETRVAAYSDREIVVRDGKSRDMERIV, translated from the coding sequence ATGACGGCCCCGGCCGGTTCCCTGCTCGCCGCGACGGACCTGCGCAAGGCGTTCGGCACCACCAAGGCCCTCGACGGCGCCGAGTTCTCCATCCACCCCGGCGAGGTCGTCGCCGTCATGGGCCCCTCCGGCTCCGGCAAGTCGACCCTGCTGCACTGCCTCGCCGGCATCGTCCCTCCCGACTCCGGCTCCATCGCCTACGCCGGACGCGAGCTGACCGCCATGGGCGATGCCGAGCGCAGCGAGCTGCGCCGCACCGAGTTCGGCTTCGTCTTCCAGTTCGGCCAGCTCGTACCGGAGTTGACCTGCGTGGAGAACGTCGCCCTGCCGCTGCGCCTGACCGGCGTAAAGCGCAAGGAGGCCGAGCGCACCGCCCTGCACTGGATGGAGCGCCTCCAGGTGGAGGACCTCGGCGCCAAGCGGCCCGGGGAGATATCCGGCGGCCAGGGGCAGCGGGTGGCCGTGGCCCGCGCGCTGGTGACCCGGCCCCGGGTGGTCTTCGCCGACGAGCCCACCGGGGCCCTCGACTCCCTCAACGGCGAACTCGTCATGCAGCTGCTCACGGAAGCCGCCCGGTCCGCGAACGCCGCCGTCGTGCTCGTCACGCACGAGACGCGCGTGGCCGCCTACTCGGACCGCGAGATCGTCGTGCGCGACGGCAAGTCCCGCGACATGGAGCGGATCGTATGA
- a CDS encoding FtsX-like permease family protein — protein MSRLRVWARDLAMGTRFAFGGGREGWIRTLLTGVGVGLGVALLLISTAIPGALAARYERGDARSTLNSERADAPGPGTLLIARIGQTYRHKDIEGHMVRAEGPDAPLPPGLERIPGPGEMALSPALDELLKSSDGALLRERLDARVSGIVGAPGLVGPGELLFYLGSDTLQKNGPEDYRVQRVTGFGYDAERDGLDPVLMLMVVLTFVALLMPVAVFIATAVRFGGERRDRRLAALRLVGADSRMVRRIAAGEALAGSLVGLVLGTGFFAVGRSLVGSISLRQRSVFPADLDPAPWLAVLVALAVPAAAVAVTLFALRGVVIEPLGVVRTARPSRRRVWWRLLLPLVGLGLLVPMGGRGNDHGRFNQWQVTGGVVLLLVGITVLLPWLLERFVARMSGGPVSWQLAVRRLQLNSGAAARLVNGIAVAVAGAIALQMLFAGVEGDYTRSTGQDPGRAAVAVMVNRDSGTRMDELAQRISAVPGITRAVPLTSAQAAHRLPAEATVQVTIGTCDALGEVATLDSCKEGDSFVLTGSPAEDLYGDTAAPGDELFVGNVRGYGDGSDPARPAPKWKVPADARTVPGREDPTGQLRSGLLVTPSAAPKEIGDYPDARIFVQVDESGPDALDRARTAVFKADPFVTAMTLRDSKEAAGFSSIRTGLFFGALAVLVLIGGSLLVSQLEQLRERRRLLSSLVAFGTKRSTLSLSVLWQTAVPIALGLVLATGVGVGLGAVLMTMAATPVRIDWASVLGMTAAGSGVVIVVTLLSLPPLLRLMRPDGLRTE, from the coding sequence ATGAGCCGGCTGCGGGTATGGGCCCGCGACCTCGCCATGGGCACCCGCTTCGCCTTCGGCGGCGGCCGCGAGGGGTGGATCCGCACCCTGCTCACCGGCGTCGGTGTCGGCCTCGGCGTCGCACTGCTGCTGATCAGCACCGCGATCCCCGGTGCGCTCGCCGCGCGGTACGAGCGCGGAGACGCACGGTCGACGCTGAACTCCGAGCGGGCCGACGCCCCCGGGCCCGGCACCCTGCTGATCGCCCGCATCGGCCAGACGTACCGCCACAAGGACATCGAGGGGCACATGGTGCGGGCCGAGGGCCCGGACGCCCCGCTGCCGCCCGGCCTGGAGCGGATCCCCGGCCCGGGCGAGATGGCGCTCTCCCCCGCCCTCGACGAGCTGCTGAAGTCCTCCGACGGCGCCCTGCTGCGCGAGCGGCTCGACGCGAGGGTCAGCGGGATCGTCGGCGCCCCGGGGCTGGTCGGCCCCGGCGAACTGCTCTTCTACCTGGGCAGCGACACCCTCCAGAAGAACGGGCCCGAGGACTACCGCGTCCAGCGCGTCACCGGCTTCGGCTACGACGCGGAGCGCGACGGCCTCGACCCCGTGCTCATGCTGATGGTCGTGCTGACGTTCGTCGCCCTGCTGATGCCCGTCGCCGTGTTCATCGCCACCGCCGTCCGCTTCGGCGGGGAGCGGCGCGACCGGCGGCTCGCCGCGCTGCGGCTGGTCGGCGCCGACAGCAGGATGGTGCGCCGGATCGCGGCCGGCGAGGCGCTGGCCGGCTCCCTGGTCGGACTGGTGCTGGGCACCGGCTTCTTCGCCGTCGGCCGCTCCCTGGTCGGCAGCATCAGCCTCCGCCAGCGCAGCGTCTTCCCCGCCGACCTCGACCCGGCGCCCTGGCTCGCCGTCCTGGTCGCCCTCGCGGTGCCCGCGGCGGCGGTGGCCGTGACCCTGTTCGCACTGCGCGGTGTGGTCATCGAGCCGCTGGGCGTCGTCCGGACGGCCAGGCCCTCCCGGCGCCGCGTCTGGTGGCGGCTGCTGCTCCCGCTGGTCGGACTCGGCCTGCTGGTGCCCATGGGCGGCCGCGGCAACGACCACGGCAGGTTCAACCAGTGGCAGGTCACCGGGGGCGTGGTGCTGCTGCTGGTCGGGATCACCGTGCTGCTGCCCTGGCTGCTGGAACGTTTCGTCGCGAGGATGTCCGGTGGCCCGGTCTCCTGGCAGCTGGCCGTGCGCCGGCTCCAGCTCAACAGCGGCGCCGCCGCCCGCCTCGTCAACGGCATCGCCGTCGCCGTCGCGGGAGCCATCGCCCTCCAGATGCTCTTCGCGGGCGTCGAGGGCGACTACACCAGATCGACCGGCCAGGACCCCGGCAGGGCGGCCGTCGCGGTCATGGTGAACCGCGATTCCGGGACCCGCATGGACGAGCTCGCACAGCGGATCTCCGCCGTGCCCGGCATCACCCGCGCCGTCCCGCTGACCTCCGCGCAGGCCGCCCACCGACTGCCCGCGGAAGCCACGGTCCAGGTGACCATCGGCACCTGCGACGCGCTCGGCGAGGTCGCCACGCTCGACTCCTGCAAGGAGGGCGATTCCTTCGTCCTGACCGGCTCCCCCGCGGAGGACCTCTACGGGGACACGGCCGCGCCCGGCGACGAGCTGTTCGTCGGGAACGTCCGCGGGTACGGGGACGGGTCCGACCCCGCCCGGCCCGCCCCCAAGTGGAAGGTCCCCGCGGACGCCCGTACGGTCCCCGGCCGGGAGGACCCCACCGGGCAGCTGCGCAGCGGCCTGCTGGTGACCCCGTCGGCCGCTCCGAAGGAGATCGGCGACTACCCGGACGCGCGGATCTTCGTCCAGGTCGACGAGTCCGGCCCGGACGCGCTGGACCGGGCGCGCACCGCCGTGTTCAAGGCGGACCCGTTCGTCACGGCGATGACGCTGCGGGACAGCAAGGAGGCCGCCGGCTTCTCCTCGATCCGCACGGGGCTGTTCTTCGGCGCCCTCGCGGTCCTGGTCCTGATCGGCGGAAGCCTGCTCGTCTCCCAGCTGGAGCAGTTGCGCGAGCGCCGGCGGCTGCTCTCCTCGCTGGTCGCCTTCGGTACCAAGCGCTCCACGCTGAGCCTGTCGGTGCTGTGGCAGACGGCCGTGCCGATCGCGCTGGGCCTGGTGCTGGCGACCGGGGTGGGCGTGGGGCTGGGCGCCGTCCTGATGACCATGGCCGCCACGCCGGTCCGGATCGACTGGGCCTCGGTGCTCGGGATGACGGCGGCCGGCTCGGGCGTGGTGATCGTGGTGACCCTGCTCAGCCTGCCGCCGCTGCTGCGGCTGATGCGCCCGGACGGCCTGCGTACGGAGTGA
- a CDS encoding hydrogen peroxide-inducible genes activator gives MAVSSRGTKQPTLAQLRAFAAVAEHLHFRDAAAAIGMSQPALSGSVSALEEALGVQLLERTTRKVLLSPAGERIAARAQVVLDAMGGLLEEAEAVRAPFTGVLRLGVIPTVAPYLLPTVLGLFHRRYPRMDLQVHEEQTASLLEGLGGGRLDLLLLAVPLGVPGVTELPVFDEDFVLLTPREHALAGRRDIPLEELRGLQLLLLDEGHCLRDQALDICREAGRTTGADVTTTAAGLSTLVQLVAGGLGVTLLPRSALRLETARNEYLSTGCFAEPAPSRRIALAMRTGTARQEEFGAIAAALREAVRPLPVWPTD, from the coding sequence GTGGCTGTCAGTAGTAGGGGAACGAAGCAACCGACGCTCGCGCAACTGCGCGCCTTCGCGGCGGTCGCCGAGCATCTGCACTTCCGGGACGCCGCCGCGGCCATCGGCATGAGCCAGCCGGCGCTCTCCGGATCCGTCTCCGCGCTGGAGGAGGCCCTCGGCGTGCAGCTGCTGGAGCGCACCACCCGCAAGGTGCTGCTCTCCCCGGCGGGCGAGCGGATCGCGGCGCGGGCCCAGGTGGTGCTCGACGCCATGGGCGGGCTGCTGGAGGAGGCCGAGGCCGTCCGGGCCCCCTTCACCGGGGTGCTGCGGCTCGGGGTGATCCCCACGGTGGCGCCGTACCTGCTGCCGACCGTGCTCGGGCTGTTCCACCGGCGCTACCCGCGGATGGACCTCCAGGTGCACGAGGAGCAGACCGCCTCGCTGCTGGAGGGGCTGGGCGGCGGCCGCCTGGACCTGCTCCTGCTGGCGGTGCCGCTGGGGGTCCCGGGCGTCACCGAACTGCCCGTCTTCGACGAGGACTTCGTCCTGCTCACCCCCCGCGAGCACGCGCTGGCCGGGCGCCGCGACATCCCGCTGGAGGAACTGCGGGGACTGCAGCTCCTGCTGCTCGACGAAGGGCACTGCCTGCGCGACCAGGCCCTCGACATCTGCCGGGAAGCGGGACGGACGACCGGGGCGGACGTCACCACGACCGCCGCCGGGCTGTCCACGCTCGTACAACTGGTCGCCGGGGGACTGGGAGTGACGCTGTTGCCGCGCTCCGCGCTGCGGCTGGAGACCGCCCGCAACGAGTACCTGTCCACCGGCTGTTTCGCCGAGCCCGCGCCCTCCCGGCGGATCGCCCTGGCCATGCGCACCGGGACCGCCCGGCAGGAGGAGTTCGGGGCGATCGCCGCCGCACTGCGCGAAGCCGTACGCCCGCTCCCGGTGTGGCCCACCGATTAG
- a CDS encoding peroxiredoxin → MLTVGDKFPTFDLTACVSLEAGSEFAQIDHKTYEGKWKVIFAWPLDFTFVCPTEIAAFGKLNEEFADRDAQILGFSLDSEYVHHAWRKDHADLRDLPFPMMSDIKRELSTELGILGEDGLPMRAVFIVDPNNEIQFSMVTAGSVGRNPKEVLRVLDALQTDELCPCNWNKGDSTIDAGALLAGE, encoded by the coding sequence GTGCTCACTGTTGGTGACAAGTTCCCCACCTTCGACCTGACCGCCTGTGTCTCGCTCGAGGCCGGCAGCGAGTTCGCGCAGATCGACCACAAGACCTACGAGGGCAAGTGGAAGGTCATCTTCGCGTGGCCCCTGGACTTCACCTTCGTCTGCCCGACCGAGATCGCCGCCTTCGGCAAGCTGAACGAGGAGTTCGCCGACCGCGACGCGCAGATCCTCGGCTTCTCGCTCGACTCGGAGTACGTGCACCACGCCTGGCGCAAGGACCACGCCGACCTGCGTGACCTGCCCTTCCCGATGATGTCCGACATCAAGCGCGAGCTGTCGACCGAGCTGGGCATCCTGGGCGAGGACGGCCTGCCGATGCGCGCCGTCTTCATCGTGGACCCGAACAACGAGATCCAGTTCTCGATGGTGACCGCCGGTTCCGTGGGCCGTAACCCCAAGGAGGTCCTGCGGGTCCTCGACGCCCTGCAGACCGACGAGCTGTGCCCGTGCAACTGGAACAAGGGTGACAGCACCATCGACGCCGGCGCGCTGCTGGCCGGTGAGTGA